The following proteins are encoded in a genomic region of Ferviditalea candida:
- a CDS encoding uracil-DNA glycosylase: protein MTVAMITLGSITDLRTLNDVCTRTFLPAAGENIVFGEGPEHAKFMLIGEAPGEEEAELGRPFVGNAGRLLNKYLQEAQICREDCYVTNVLKVRPPGNRTPRKSEIKEALPFLIRQITLIRPAVLVCLGSVAVQAVIDPKAKITQIRGEWQEKYGIKIMPTYHPAAVFHDEDKKEWLKKDLTEARKRVY from the coding sequence GACGTCTGTACCCGTACTTTTCTGCCGGCAGCCGGGGAAAACATTGTTTTTGGCGAAGGACCGGAACATGCGAAATTCATGCTGATCGGGGAAGCCCCGGGGGAAGAGGAGGCCGAATTGGGACGCCCTTTCGTAGGCAATGCCGGCCGGCTGCTCAATAAATATTTGCAGGAGGCGCAAATCTGCAGGGAGGATTGTTATGTGACGAATGTGTTAAAAGTCAGGCCGCCCGGCAACCGAACACCGAGAAAATCGGAAATCAAGGAAGCTTTGCCGTTTTTGATCCGTCAAATCACGTTAATTCGTCCCGCAGTCCTTGTTTGCCTGGGGAGCGTTGCCGTTCAGGCGGTGATCGATCCGAAGGCAAAGATCACGCAAATCAGGGGAGAATGGCAGGAAAAGTACGGAATCAAAATAATGCCCACCTATCACCCGGCGGCGGTTTTTCATGACGAAGACAAAAAAGAATGGCTGAAAAAGGATCTGACCGAAGCAAGAAAGCGGGTTTACTAA
- a CDS encoding substrate-binding periplasmic protein, with translation MFFKKKGLIAGLAFFLVLTFALSACGGGANNNVLRVGVDDSYPPMEYKDKDGKTTIGFDVDVAKELAKRLGKSDVQFISNDWTGIFDALETDKFDVIISSVSINEDRQKNHSLTNPYIANKLVIVTNKTTTDIKSPEDLKGKKVGVQASTTSEDFCKDLINQGKLEKDNLTSYPLVTQPFMDLEAGRLDAVVVDIVVAKYYISNNKDKLALVWESPDAEPMALCFKKKDTELRDKANQILAEMQKDGSMKKISEKWFGEDVTANLK, from the coding sequence ATGTTTTTCAAAAAGAAAGGTTTGATTGCAGGTTTGGCGTTTTTTTTGGTCTTGACATTTGCTTTGAGCGCTTGCGGAGGCGGGGCAAACAACAATGTACTGCGAGTGGGAGTCGATGACAGCTATCCTCCAATGGAGTATAAGGATAAGGACGGCAAAACAACGATTGGCTTTGATGTCGATGTTGCCAAGGAATTGGCGAAAAGACTTGGAAAAAGTGATGTGCAGTTCATTTCAAACGACTGGACAGGAATTTTTGATGCGCTGGAGACGGACAAGTTTGATGTAATCATATCCTCTGTAAGTATCAATGAAGACAGGCAGAAGAACCATTCGCTCACAAACCCTTACATAGCCAACAAGCTGGTTATTGTAACCAATAAGACGACTACGGATATCAAATCGCCTGAAGACCTGAAAGGCAAAAAAGTGGGTGTGCAGGCGAGCACTACTTCCGAAGATTTTTGCAAAGATCTCATAAATCAAGGCAAACTTGAAAAGGACAACTTGACATCTTATCCGCTTGTAACGCAGCCTTTTATGGACCTTGAGGCAGGCAGGCTGGATGCGGTTGTGGTCGATATCGTCGTTGCAAAATACTATATCTCAAACAATAAGGATAAACTGGCTCTTGTATGGGAAAGCCCGGATGCGGAGCCGATGGCGTTATGCTTCAAAAAGAAAGATACCGAGCTAAGAGACAAGGCGAACCAAATTCTTGCGGAGATGCAAAAGGACGGAAGCATGAAGAAAATATCTGAAAAATGGTTCGGTGAAGACGTTACTGCCAATTTGAAATAA